The segment GGGTGCTCGTTCCTGGGGCAGCGGCGTGCTGATGCTTTGGGTACCGGGGGGGTCTGTGGGACGATGGGGGGCTCCAAGGGCGGGCTGTTGTGGTGACAGCGGTGACACCGGGGGACATGCGGGGTGCCGAGACCCCCCCGCCCAGGCGGCAGCCGACTCTCCCTCGCcgccccactgctgctgggggtgcCGGGGCGGGTGACAGCCGGGGGGAGCGGCCCGGGGCACGGTACCGCCCCCGCCGCCACCGCCCCACGCATGCtcgccgccgctgccgccgccgcgccgagccgagccgagccgagcggGACCGGACCGGACCGGTCCGGACGGGACGGGAcaggacgggacgggacggggcgGGAGATTCCGCCGCAGGTACCGGCGGTCCCGGGGCGCACGTGGCGGGAccgggccgggcgctgccgTCGCCCGCCGCGTACCGGCACGGCCGGGGGGGTGATATGGGGGGTGGGCTGCAGCCCCGGGATGGGCGGCGGGGGCAGCTCGGCCTCCCCCGGAGGCGGCTTTGTCCGGGGCTCGGCCGGGGGagcgggcccggggcgggcaCACGCGTGTCCGTGCGTGCGGGTGTGCCCGTGGCCATGTGCTGGCGTGTGCGTGCCCGCGCGTGTGCACACGCGTGTGCCGGGTCTCCTCCGCGGAGCATCAGCACCGGGCACGGCGCCACATTCCCGCGGGATCGGGATGCTGTCGGGGCAGGTCGGGATGCGGGGCCCTCCGGGGATATCGGGGTGCTGCGTGGGAGCCTACGGACGGGGCGGGGATCATCGCCTCGGGGCTCAGCGCTGCTGGGGGACGTCGGTGACCGCCTGGTCCCCGCTCCTGTCGCCTCTCTTGGGGCAACTCGCTCGGCTTCATCTGTGTCCGCTCGGCTCTGCCCTTTTGGGGACCCACGAGTGGCCGTGTCCGGAGGCATGGAGTGCCCCACGCCTGCGGGACGCACGTGCTCCCAGCTCTGTAGGGACTCCGTGGCATTGACAGAGCTGGTGGACTCCTGGAATGTTTGGGgcttcctgccctgcttctGCCCCATGAGactgggaagggtttggggacaACCGGGTGACACTGGACCATGCTCTCCTCTTGGGctgccccatggtcctgcccttctctgcagcctccctTGGACGCCAGGCCCAGCTTGCTCTCACCCCTTACTGTGCTCGGCTTCCCATTAACAGGAGGGGGGTGCTGAACCCCCCAGTTCTCAGCTTGGTGCTCAGGACCATTCTCCACCTAACACTCTCTCTGCAGGGGTGCCTGCACCGTGTCTGCCACTCCACCAGCCACAGCAGCGCCTGGATCCCACTCCCGGTCCTGCTGCGCCAGGAGAAGGTTGACTTTTACGGTAGGCAGCTGACACTGTTCCTCCCTTCCCATGTGCCTGGGCACCGTATGCCACCACacgggctgtgccagggacactgAGTGCTCCAGGTGGCCACCCAACCTGTTGTCATGGGTGGCATGGAGAAAAACAATCAGCAGCTGGGGTGTGTTGGGGGTCCATGTGCTGCTTGCTCCTCACTGTCCCATCCTCTCTCTTGCAGACCCGAAGAGGGACTAGCATGGGAGAAGCCTTCCCTGGGCATGGGCAGTGCTAAGGAGCCcgaggggctgcaggtgctgagcCGCCAGGCCAGGGCTGAGGACGGCTGtgagcccagtgccagctcccctggctgcacagccacaggcGAGTGCCTGCCTGGCTCcggctgtgctgcaggagcccgTGCCATGAGGACCTGCTGTGTGCCTGAGGCAGAGTCTCACGGCACCAAGGCCAGCTCAGTGGCAGAGAAGAAGGTGCCATcaccagcaggaccagctcctggcacactTCTCCAGGACAccatcacagagcagagtgTGGCAGTAGCAACAGGGAGCTGCGGAGGACCAAGtggtgctgcccctgcctgtgGTCTCACAGCGATGGGGGTCCCCAACAGCCAGAAGGAGGATGCAGCCCCCACTTCCCCTGTGCCTGATCCCTGTCTTCAGGCGACCAGCAAGGACATGGGGAGCACCCCAGCTCTTGCCAAACACGTGGCATTTGTGGAGCCCACTGCAAGCACTGGGACAGCTGAGCTtctgagccaggagcagccccaggacagcaAAGGGACATCCCTGGGTACTGCTCCCCAGATAAAGAGCAGTGAGGCTCCCAAGCACCCCCAGGGAGGCACAGCAGACccccccagcaccagcactgcagggactgGGGGTCGAAGTGAGGCAGGACCAAGCTCCACTGCTCTGGACCAGGGCAAAGCCGAGAGGAGT is part of the Oenanthe melanoleuca isolate GR-GAL-2019-014 chromosome 13, OMel1.0, whole genome shotgun sequence genome and harbors:
- the GPRIN1 gene encoding G protein-regulated inducer of neurite outgrowth 1 produces the protein MGSAKEPEGLQVLSRQARAEDGCEPSASSPGCTATGECLPGSGCAAGARAMRTCCVPEAESHGTKASSVAEKKVPSPAGPAPGTLLQDTITEQSVAVATGSCGGPSGAAPACGLTAMGVPNSQKEDAAPTSPVPDPCLQATSKDMGSTPALAKHVAFVEPTASTGTAELLSQEQPQDSKGTSLGTAPQIKSSEAPKHPQGGTADPPSTSTAGTGGRSEAGPSSTALDQGKAERSSSRDVGAGSNQQPPTAKQLCESYSFEVTPPQDAGTQDMGTQVDNRVSLVSVALSPMSPPCGAAAFTFPKRETASAVPRLEPSKKDAEMQVSMPVETRSVATGPMTPVAKSPQTSYPEVQVKGTVPEVVEEEPPEPIREVSWDEKGMTWEVYGASMEVEVLGMAIQKHLEKQIEEHGRQVVVTPQTTRTGSVKGGPRKGEAKRQPSVFRALLQNVRRPRCCSRAGPAME